The genomic segment TGAGCCGTATCGATAGCATTCACTTCGCCGGATGCACCAACTCGATTCAAATGTATTTGGTGACGTAACGTGCCAAGTCAGAGTTAAGCAATTATATGGAAAAAGCAGTTAGACAATTAACCTTCAGTAGCTTCACCCACAAATTTTTGGTGCAGACATTAGTGATGAAATATCAAAATGCAATTGTAGATTTCCTGTTCCGGCCGGGAAATACAGCGGAATAAATTCACCTATATTTAGTTATTTAACAGGCGTGTTATACTATATACAGCTATTGATGAAAATTACAGATTCCTTTAAGGAGGGTCATTATGGGTTCGACACAGCCACGAAGGATGTCAAAGGATTATGCCTATTCTGAATTAAAAAACAAGATTCTGAGTGGAGTAATTTTGCCAGATCAAGATTTAGTAGAAGGAAAGCTAGCAGAGGAATTGGATATTAGTAAAACGCCCCTAAGAGAGGCATTACAAAAGCTAGAAGTAGAAGAATTGGTCATTAGACAACCTAATGGAAGATTAAAAACTGCTTCTATTACAGTACAAGAGGCTGAAGAGTTGTTTCTTGTGAGGAGCTATCTAGAAGGAATTATAGCAAATAAAGCTACTCAGAATGCAACTAAAGAAGATATTGAAATACTCTCTAGTTATTGTCATAGAATTAGACAAGCGACCAAATATAAAGATGGCGAAGAAGTTCTCTATTACGGGAAAAAGTTCCATGATCAGTTGTATGTAATGAGTGGGAATCGAACGGCAGTAAAAATTCTAAGTCAGTTGAATGATCATACGACTAGATACCGTAGGCTGGTTACAATGAATAACGATGAAATAATTAGTGGGAATACCGGGCTTAATGGAAGTACGGAGGATCATACAATTATTCTTGAACATATCACCAATGGAGATCGATTAAAAGCAGAAAACGCCATGAGAATTCATATTAAAAGTAGTATGAGTACAGCCATAGAGTCGATTAAGAAGTATGAACTGAATTTAAGTAAAGAAATTAAATCTTAATCTAGATTTCCACATTATGGGATGTCAACAGTAAGTTGCACAAAGATTATAAGGACTGTAATTTGGACTTTACCGTATTTTTATAACAGAGTGTTCATAGATTAAATTTTATTAAACCGGAAAACATAATCATCAAGTTCAAGTATGAGCATCCTTCATTGTAAATGTGCCTAAAGCTTCATCAAATAATTTATTTTTAAAATCACTTCTACGAGCTGTATGGAACATC from the Sporosarcina psychrophila genome contains:
- a CDS encoding GntR family transcriptional regulator produces the protein MGSTQPRRMSKDYAYSELKNKILSGVILPDQDLVEGKLAEELDISKTPLREALQKLEVEELVIRQPNGRLKTASITVQEAEELFLVRSYLEGIIANKATQNATKEDIEILSSYCHRIRQATKYKDGEEVLYYGKKFHDQLYVMSGNRTAVKILSQLNDHTTRYRRLVTMNNDEIISGNTGLNGSTEDHTIILEHITNGDRLKAENAMRIHIKSSMSTAIESIKKYELNLSKEIKS